From the Desulfovibrio sp. genome, the window CACATTGCCAACCGCTGCTACGTGGAAATCTGCCATCCTGACACGGGCATCCCGCTGAAGGACGGCGAAGTGGGCGAAATCGTGGTGACGGCCTTCAACAAGACCTACCCGCTCATCCGCCTTGCCACGGGCGACCTTTCGTACATTGACCGCAGCCCCTGCGCCTGCGGCCGCACCAGCCCGCGCCTTGGCAGCATTGTGGGCCGCGTGGACACCACCGCCCGCATCATGGGCATGTTTGTGTACCCGCATCAGGTTGAACAGGTCATGAGCCGCTTTGAAGAAATCAAACGTTGGCAGATCGAAGTCACCAACCCCGGCGGCATCGACGAAATGACCCTGTTTGTGGAAACCAGCGGCTTCAAGCGCGAAGAAGAGCTGCTGCACCAGTTCCGCGAAAAGATCAAACTGCGCCCCGAACTGCGCGTGCTGGCTCCCGGCAGCCTGCCCCCGCAGATCAGACCCATCGAAGACAAGCGTCACTGGGATTAACCCGCAGATATACGCAACAAGCCCGGCCAAAAGCCGGGCTTGTTTTTTGGCAATTCTAAAGGAATCGCAAAGGGCGTGGAAAAAGAAGCAGAACACTTTTCCACACTGCAATTTTTACAGTTTACTTTACGTATCAAGCGCAAGCGTCATATCAAACCACTGCGCGCCGCCATGACTTGATTTCGAAATTCCATCATTCACATAACCAAAGCATTCATAGTAGCGAATCAGTTGCTCTTTGCACGTCAGTATAACTTTCTTTTTGCCTAACTTTTTAGCTGTTTGCACAAAATTCTTCATGAGCTGAGAGGCAACGCCTTGTTTCCGAAATTCTGGAATCACAGCCAGCCCGAAAACAGTTAGGTTTTCACCAGTCTTATTGTGGTGAGACGTGCTATAAAAGAGTTCATCGTATATGACGGGGCTATCGGTAGCACATCCAT encodes:
- a CDS encoding GNAT family N-acetyltransferase produces the protein MQEFTVRRVRQDDLESIAEIESVCFPAAEAASRASFKERIAAFPESFLVAEVGGRLVGYINGCATDSPVIYDELFYSTSHHNKTGENLTVFGLAVIPEFRKQGVASQLMKNFVQTAKKLGKKKVILTCKEQLIRYYECFGYVNDGISKSSHGGAQWFDMTLALDT